The following proteins are co-located in the SAR202 cluster bacterium genome:
- the thiE gene encoding thiamine phosphate synthase → MSNLLLDTNGICLVTDESYMTDINFFNKIDLAVEAGIDVIQVRSKAATPIQFYELAHKIRILFPSIKLIVNNNIEVALAVNAEAIQLGESSMSPEAVRFKIENRLYIGKSVHSINSAINAEKSGVDYLIVGTIFPSNSHPGYEPSGVDLIKKITSKVSIPVLGIGGITNRNCDSVINQGAFGVAIISEIMQSQDVYQAAKTLIDKVQYCKLQNK, encoded by the coding sequence ATGAGCAACTTATTACTTGATACAAATGGTATATGTCTTGTTACTGATGAAAGTTACATGACAGATATAAATTTTTTTAACAAAATTGATCTGGCTGTGGAAGCAGGTATAGATGTCATACAAGTACGATCCAAGGCAGCAACTCCTATACAATTTTATGAGCTTGCCCATAAAATCAGAATACTGTTCCCTTCTATAAAATTAATTGTTAATAACAATATAGAAGTAGCTTTGGCAGTAAATGCGGAAGCAATTCAACTTGGTGAATCCTCTATGTCACCGGAAGCAGTTAGATTTAAAATAGAGAATCGATTATATATCGGTAAATCAGTCCATTCTATAAATAGTGCAATTAATGCTGAAAAAAGCGGAGTTGATTATTTAATAGTCGGTACAATTTTTCCATCTAATAGTCATCCAGGATACGAACCCTCTGGAGTTGATTTGATTAAAAAAATCACATCAAAAGTATCTATACCAGTTCTAGGAATTGGTGGTATTACCAATAGAAATTGCGACTCTGTTATTAATCAAGGGGCATTTGGTGTAGCAATTATTAGTGAAATTATGCAATCTCAAGATGTATATCAAGCAGCAAAAACCTTGATTGATAAGGTACAATATTGCAAATTACAAAATAAATGA
- the thiS gene encoding sulfur carrier protein ThiS — MINIKVNGEQINLNTPISLIEFLDSQNINTQFIAIAYNQEVIAKEDYPSIILSNGDSLEIVKPVGGG; from the coding sequence ATGATTAATATTAAAGTAAATGGCGAACAAATAAATTTAAATACCCCTATATCTTTGATAGAATTCCTTGATTCTCAAAATATTAACACCCAATTTATAGCAATAGCTTATAACCAAGAAGTTATAGCAAAAGAAGATTATCCTTCAATTATACTTTCGAATGGTGACTCTTTAGAAATTGTAAAACCTGTTGGGGGGGGCTAA